In the Paenibacillus sp. FSL R7-0337 genome, TCATACTACCCGTAAGGATTTACTGGCTTATGCCGTCGGAGCAGCCCTGTATATGCCGGCCACCCGTGCCAGTGTTGCCGAAGATATTATTAAGCTGAGAGCCTCGGGGCTTATCACGGTAATCATAGATTTGGAGGATGCCATCGGGGACGGTGAAGTGGATTATGCCGAAGAGTCCATCGTCAGGCATCTGGCGTTCCTGTCCGCTTATGCGGAGAATGAGCCGGACCAGCTCGGCAGTCTTCCGCTGCTGTTCATCCGCGTACGTAACCCTGCACAGCTAAGAGATCTGATTTTCCGGCTGGGATCATTAATCACCATGCTGACCGGCTTCGTCTTCCCCAAATTCTCCGTAGAGAACGGTACAGATTATTTCGAGGCTATTGCCGATTACAATGACACACGCAGCTATTCCGCCCCGGTGCTGTACGGGATGCCGATTCTGGAGAATGCGCCGATCATCTACCGGGAGAGCCGGATGGACACTCTGCTTGGGGTCCGGGATCTGCTCGGGCAATACCGCGAGTATGTGCTGAATGTCCGGATTGGGGCGACGGACTTCTCCAGTCTGTTCGGACTGCGGCGCAGTCCGGATATCAGTATTTATGACTTGACGCCGATCCGTGACTGCATGTCGGATATCATTAACGTATTTGGCCGTGTAGAGGAAGGCTACGTGATCTCGGGACCTGTGTGGGAGTATTTTGCCAGCAAAGGACACCGTGTCCTCCGCCCGCAGCTGCGTGAGACGCCCTTCGAGGATACCTACGGCAAGCATGGCCGCGAGATGCGCAATAATTTCATCTCCAGCTCGATGGACGGACTGATCCGGGAAGTGATTCTGGACAAGGAGAACGGCATTGTGGGCAAAACTATTATCCACCCCTCCCACCTCAGACCGGTGCAGGCCATGTATACCGTAATGCATGAAGAGTATGTGGACGCCTTAAGTATTGTAGACAGCAACGATGGCAGCCGCGGCGTGTTCAAGAGTGAATATTATAACAAAATGAATGAAATCAAGCCTCATTTGAACTGGGCCAGACGAATTTTATTACGATCTCAAATATACGGGGTGTTACATGAACAACAGCATTTTGTCGGATTACTACCCGAGAACGAATACACACACGTTTAATATCGTCGAGAATCTGCAGGTTACGGTAACAGAAACCTCGAATCCTTTTCATATGCCTGTGGATTCCTTGTTCTCCATGGCTGCACGAATCAATAAGAAGCGTTCCTTCCTGTTCGTCAGCAAAGTCCTTGGCAAGCATATTCCCGTAGGACCGTATACCCCGCTGCTCAGCGGAGCTGCACTCGCCTTGCTTCTGTATCTGGAGATGGGCGCGGATACCGTTGACCGGGAGATTATGGACCCGCTGATGAACCAGGCCGTTCATGGCCTGATCCATCCTGAAGTTGCGGAAGAAGCTTATCATGCGCTGCTTGCTGCGCGCCTGGTTCTGCCGCAGCCGGTTCTGTTTATAGGGTTCGCCGAAACCGCTACCGCCCTGGGCCATAGCATGTATAATGCGTTCGCTGGCGGTGCGTCTTATATTCATACCACGCGTGAGCTGATTCCTGAGCTGGAATCGGTGGTCACCTTTGAAGAGGAGCATTCCCACGCCGTAGATCATCTCTGCTATGCCTTGAATGCTGAACTGTTATCGGGGACAGAGCCGATTGTGCTGGTGGATGACGAGATTACGACCGGTAATACGGCGATTAATACGATCCGTGACATCCAGTCCAAATTTCCGCGCAGGGACTATGTAGTGGCCTCTCTCTTGGACTGGCGGAGTGAAGCTAATATCCAGGCTTACCGTGATCTGGAGCAGGAGCTGGGAATTCGTATAACCGCTTTATCCCTGCTTCAGGGAAGTATCAAGGTTGAGGGAATACCGCAGCTGCAAGCCGCAGCTGATAGCGGAGCCGCTGCTTCCACAGGCGCAGAGCTTGTAACCACTTATGCATTCGACGGCTTAGAGCGGCTTCTTGTAACCTCGGCGGATGGGCAGGGCGTTATCAATCCATCGCCATATCTGAAGCACAGCGGCCGCTTCGGTCTGGAGTCTGCGGATAATGCGCAGATTGATGCAGCTGTAAGCCATGTGGCCAGGCAGCTTCGGGGACTGCGTGAAGGTGCCCGTACGCTGGTGATGGGCGTAGGCGAGTTCATGTATCTGCCGATGCGGATCGCCGCAGAGATGGGAGAGGGCGTGTTGTACCAGTCCTCGACCCGCAGTCCGATCCATCCCGAGCGGCGTGCGGATTACGGTGTGCACAGCGCCGCTGCCTATCCGTCCGCAGGCGATACGGAGATCACGAATTTCATCTATAATGTGGACCCCGGCCAGTATGACGATATCTTCGTCCTGCTGGAGCGCGAGGTGCCCCGGCAGCGGATTGCGCCGATGACGGATATTTTACAGAGGCTGGCGGGCAATAAGGTACATCTTGTTGTGCTCAGCCCAGAACCAGTTACGGGAGGCTCAGGGCTATGAAGGGAATAGATATCGAAGCCATTCACAATAGAAGAATATCTCCTCCGGTGGCACTGGGCAGCTATCCTGCTTCCGACGTTACCTTCCTGCTCAAGGATCTAAGCAATGTATCCCTTGAGCGGGGGACGGCGGAGCGGGAGGAAGCGATCCAGTCCGGCGTGCATTATTCGGAGATGCTTCCGGTGGAATACCAGCCGACAGAGCAGTATATCGAATTGTTTCATGAGACGCTGCAGCAGACTGCGAGGAAGGTGGCGCTGGCTGTAGCTGGGGTGTCCGAGATGATTGTTGCCCGGCGGGGAACGGCGAATACCGTGCTGGTCTCTCTGGCGAGAGCGGGCACTCCGATCGGTGTACTGATCAAACGTTATATTCTTGAGAAATATGGAGCGGACCTTCCGCATTATAGCATCTCCATTATCCGCGGCAAGGGGATTGATGAGAATGCGGTGCTCTATATGCTGCAGCAGCATGGACGGGATACCGAACTGCAATTCATCGATGGCTGGACCGGCAAGGGGGCCATCCGGCAGGTGCTGATAGAGGCCTGTGAGAGTATGTATAAGAAATATGGCCTTACGCTAAATGATGATCTGGCGGTACTTGCTGATCCCGGTCACTGCTCGGGTACCTACGGAACCCGGGAGGATTATCTGATTCCAAGCGCCTGCCTGAACTCCACGGTATCCGGCCTGATGAGCCGTACGGTGCTCCGTGATGATCTGATCGGGCCTGAGGAATTCCACGGGGCCAAATTCTACAAGGAATGGCTGGACAGTGACCTGTCTAACGTATTCGTTGAAGCAATTACCCCGTATTTCGCTGAAGTAGCGGCAGAGGCGCTAGCACAGGCTGCGGAGATGCTTGAGCATCCGCCGGAGATTACCTGGCAGGGGCTGGCCGATATCCGCAGTATCCAGGATACCTTCGGTATTGATAATATCAATCTGGTGAAGCCCGGAGTCGGTGAGACGACGCGTGTACTGCTGCGCAGAGTGCCCTGGAGAATCCTTGTCGACAGGCTGGACAATCCCAACCTGCGGCATATTCTGCTGCTGGCTGAGGACCGGGGCGTACCGGTTGAGGTATATCCCGGGCTGACCTACTCCTGCTGTGGAATCATCAAGCCGCTGAAAGGGGAGAGTGAATGATCTACGCCAGCGATCTGGACCGCACGCTGATCTACTCTCCTAGCGCGATAGGCGTTCCTGAGGATACCCCTGGTCTGGCTCCGGCAGAGGTTGTTGACGGCAGAACGGTATCGTATATCTCACAGCAGGCTCTGGCTACACTGAAAGAGCTGGCGGCGAAGATTGTCTTCATGCCGGTGACTACACGTACGATTGCCCAGTACCGGCGGATTAACCTGTTCCAGGAGACGGTCATTCCGGATTATGCCATCACCAGCAATGGCGGCAATATTCTTGTGAACGGGGTAGTGGACCAGGATTGGCGGACGGCTGTTGGCAGAGCGGTGGAACGCGGCTCCGCTGCAACGGAAGAAGCCGAAAGCATCGTGCGCGCTGTTGTCCGGGAAGAATGGATCATCAGTCGGCGGTATTGCGATGAGCTGTTCTATACGTTCGTGGTTCACCGGGATTTGCTGCCGCTGGAGGAGATTGCTAAGATGGCGCAGCGGCTGGGTGAGCTTGGCTGGAAAGTATCCCTGCAGGGGCGCAAGCTCTATATCGTGCCGGAGGCGGTTAACAAAAGCGATGCCATTCTCCATGTGCGCCGCACTGTGCATTCGGAGCCGATGGTTGCCTCTGGGGACTCTCTTCTGGACAAGAGCCTGCTCGCCGCCGCCGACTATGCCATAGCCCCCTGCCACGGAGAAATATTTGCCGAGCAGCAGGCGGGTTTAGTACACTTAGAGTATCCGTTTACTGAGCGGCCGGGAGTATTTGCCGCGGATGAGATTATGCAGTATGTTCACAGGATTTATACACATTTGACAGCATTGGGAGTTGGACCGCCACCATGAAAAAGGTAAATATATATTTCAACCGCTGGTTCTCTGTTGCCTATCACTACATGAATCTCATCCGGGGCAATGAAGACGGGATTCCGGTGCAAATCTTCGCCACCCACCCGGATATCCACCATATGTCGCTGCAAGGCGCCGATGTGGCCGGAACTGAGCCGGCGCTCGAAGGCATTGAATATGTGCAGTTCTGTGTTGACTTCTGCCGCCGGAACGAGATTGATATCTTCATTCCCCGGTTGCATATGCTCGATATCGCGCTGCACGCTTCGCTGTTCGATGAGATCGGGACGAAGGTGCTGGTCTGCCGTGATCTGGATCTGCTGGAGATGATCATGGACAAAGGCAAGTTCTATGAGAGCGTGAAGGCCAACGGGATTATGACGATTCCTGATTATCATGTGGTTAGTAATGCGCAGCAGTTCAGGGAAGCTTATGAAGATCTCACAGCCAAAGGACACAAGGTCTGCTTCAAGCCTACCGAGACGGAAGGCGGACTGGGATTCCGGATCATAGATAATGACCGCAGTCCCGTGGAGGAGCTGTTCGGCCATGTGACT is a window encoding:
- a CDS encoding HpcH/HpaI aldolase/citrate lyase family protein, translated to MRYFDYLTQEQEASLFHVPPVSFDHTTRKDLLAYAVGAALYMPATRASVAEDIIKLRASGLITVIIDLEDAIGDGEVDYAEESIVRHLAFLSAYAENEPDQLGSLPLLFIRVRNPAQLRDLIFRLGSLITMLTGFVFPKFSVENGTDYFEAIADYNDTRSYSAPVLYGMPILENAPIIYRESRMDTLLGVRDLLGQYREYVLNVRIGATDFSSLFGLRRSPDISIYDLTPIRDCMSDIINVFGRVEEGYVISGPVWEYFASKGHRVLRPQLRETPFEDTYGKHGREMRNNFISSSMDGLIREVILDKENGIVGKTIIHPSHLRPVQAMYTVMHEEYVDALSIVDSNDGSRGVFKSEYYNKMNEIKPHLNWARRILLRSQIYGVLHEQQHFVGLLPENEYTHV
- a CDS encoding phosphoribosyltransferase family protein, whose amino-acid sequence is MAARINKKRSFLFVSKVLGKHIPVGPYTPLLSGAALALLLYLEMGADTVDREIMDPLMNQAVHGLIHPEVAEEAYHALLAARLVLPQPVLFIGFAETATALGHSMYNAFAGGASYIHTTRELIPELESVVTFEEEHSHAVDHLCYALNAELLSGTEPIVLVDDEITTGNTAINTIRDIQSKFPRRDYVVASLLDWRSEANIQAYRDLEQELGIRITALSLLQGSIKVEGIPQLQAAADSGAAASTGAELVTTYAFDGLERLLVTSADGQGVINPSPYLKHSGRFGLESADNAQIDAAVSHVARQLRGLREGARTLVMGVGEFMYLPMRIAAEMGEGVLYQSSTRSPIHPERRADYGVHSAAAYPSAGDTEITNFIYNVDPGQYDDIFVLLEREVPRQRIAPMTDILQRLAGNKVHLVVLSPEPVTGGSGL
- a CDS encoding cysteine protease StiP family protein encodes the protein MKGIDIEAIHNRRISPPVALGSYPASDVTFLLKDLSNVSLERGTAEREEAIQSGVHYSEMLPVEYQPTEQYIELFHETLQQTARKVALAVAGVSEMIVARRGTANTVLVSLARAGTPIGVLIKRYILEKYGADLPHYSISIIRGKGIDENAVLYMLQQHGRDTELQFIDGWTGKGAIRQVLIEACESMYKKYGLTLNDDLAVLADPGHCSGTYGTREDYLIPSACLNSTVSGLMSRTVLRDDLIGPEEFHGAKFYKEWLDSDLSNVFVEAITPYFAEVAAEALAQAAEMLEHPPEITWQGLADIRSIQDTFGIDNINLVKPGVGETTRVLLRRVPWRILVDRLDNPNLRHILLLAEDRGVPVEVYPGLTYSCCGIIKPLKGESE
- a CDS encoding HAD family hydrolase — protein: MIYASDLDRTLIYSPSAIGVPEDTPGLAPAEVVDGRTVSYISQQALATLKELAAKIVFMPVTTRTIAQYRRINLFQETVIPDYAITSNGGNILVNGVVDQDWRTAVGRAVERGSAATEEAESIVRAVVREEWIISRRYCDELFYTFVVHRDLLPLEEIAKMAQRLGELGWKVSLQGRKLYIVPEAVNKSDAILHVRRTVHSEPMVASGDSLLDKSLLAAADYAIAPCHGEIFAEQQAGLVHLEYPFTERPGVFAADEIMQYVHRIYTHLTALGVGPPP
- a CDS encoding ATP-grasp domain-containing protein — translated: MKKVNIYFNRWFSVAYHYMNLIRGNEDGIPVQIFATHPDIHHMSLQGADVAGTEPALEGIEYVQFCVDFCRRNEIDIFIPRLHMLDIALHASLFDEIGTKVLVCRDLDLLEMIMDKGKFYESVKANGIMTIPDYHVVSNAQQFREAYEDLTAKGHKVCFKPTETEGGLGFRIIDNDRSPVEELFGHVTPLISFEEAYCILDEAGSFPNLMVMELLEGYEYSIDCLSDEKGNLLAAVPRRKAGGRLRLMEYIPELAEVARRVAETYRIPFNFNVQMKYSGGVPKLLEINPRMSGGLHISCLSGINFPYLAVKSALGGEVLPAEFEHNVLASHVEQPLIMRINGESVITDSVN